In the Bordetella genomosp. 10 genome, one interval contains:
- a CDS encoding YhdP family protein, protein MHFSFKILRILMWIVWAVYFVAAVALLGMRYLVLPRIDQWRPQIEEYTSQAIGARVEIGEISADWYGLNPRLNLGDVRIYEAPAASGHGGSPADGSLAGASSTGGSSAVGESARGQQAGNAPAAAAPGAEAGPAPAYPPGTPFISAPTTPVLSLPSVQAVVAWRSLFDRVPRLVSLRADGLDLTLRRDRDNRLWVAGQAVDLGAHDDGPLLDTPAVRWLARQHEIALKHVTVRWQDELRGTPDLVVRDASLAVLNGLLTHRFALRAQLPPALGRSVDLRAELERSLFVRDGRNLDNWHGQVYGEVVDVDPAAWSPWVRLPPTGGRLAARAWLQVDGRRLGSVTGDVFARGVGWQWGGDAKVAADSVRLHVDGLPGDVWNRVQGLAMSQSGGAPSQRPSPLGAAAAVPKGLALQVQARSVIADLPGVLQESHLALDRLDLDAVARRGDDDVLGVDVRQAAVRNADLDLSLQGHWREAGKTLAGTADLTGKLARLRLDALYRYLPMTVTEEARDWLQRGLRAGDAHDAGIVIQGDLDDFPFTQPAASGKFHIGGTYAGATVDYAPAQDKRKGWPAVAGLNGNFAIDGAALTMDAAPGGILQPPDDGAVPIALHGIKAAIPNMEHHAELSLDAETSGPLATYLATTRASPLGGLLNNLLDDARGTGDASLAMALRVPLLHPEETKVDGTVSFNNNEFAMFPQLPPLQQVRGQLAFTEQDVSARALQGQILGGPLRIDGSLLDSRNGLRFQGTLNGASLSQLFRAKSMARISGKTDYRARLLYLPGGNIDVSLESDLVGLALDMPAPVGKRAATALPLKLQWSPAQTPGARNRVWLTGSVGQNINVLLERDPADRRAYFARGAVGANLPATLPDQGFTLKLNLPELDADAWQDLIDGFAPTPAPASARGAATRRAAAAGPSQPLLPPVNLIVVQTPTLHMSGLTLNDLTLNAARPVDMQWRVDIQSRQAAGSLSWREASGSVAGKVTGRFKYLSFGDENDSNTASDALAKTDELSDIPAVDLQADSLRLYGKDVGALQVLGTNLERGRRWQLDKLRIANDDATLDAKGAWRLSGAERGLTVDASVQFKDVGKLLARLGKPDTVANGSGSTSGTLTWNDLPWTHDLANIEGKVKVSLDKGRFVHVNSRTARLLELLSLQSVNRLARLDFNPVNLLRDGFPFDTIRGHIALSKGVAHTEDYKVAGPVASIILAGDTNIIDETWNLKAVVVPNIDASGAAVATAFVNPLLGLGAFLGQLILKHPLASALTSEYAVTGNWNDPKVAPIDSSHKPDATPKSTTSPSVEG, encoded by the coding sequence GTGCATTTTTCCTTCAAAATCCTGCGCATCCTCATGTGGATCGTCTGGGCCGTGTATTTCGTCGCGGCCGTGGCCTTGCTCGGCATGCGCTATCTCGTGCTGCCGCGCATCGACCAATGGCGGCCGCAGATCGAGGAGTACACCAGCCAGGCCATCGGCGCGCGCGTGGAGATCGGCGAGATCTCGGCCGACTGGTATGGCCTGAACCCACGACTGAACCTGGGCGACGTGCGGATCTACGAAGCCCCCGCGGCGAGCGGCCATGGCGGCTCGCCTGCCGACGGTTCCTTGGCGGGCGCCTCATCGACGGGCGGATCATCCGCAGTTGGCGAATCGGCACGCGGCCAACAGGCGGGCAACGCACCGGCGGCCGCCGCACCCGGCGCGGAGGCTGGCCCCGCTCCCGCCTATCCCCCCGGCACGCCCTTCATTTCCGCGCCGACCACGCCCGTCCTGAGCTTGCCCTCCGTGCAGGCCGTGGTCGCCTGGCGCAGCCTGTTCGACCGCGTGCCGCGCCTGGTCAGCCTGCGCGCCGACGGCCTGGACCTGACGCTGCGGCGCGATCGCGACAATCGCCTGTGGGTGGCCGGCCAGGCCGTCGACCTGGGCGCCCACGACGACGGGCCATTGCTCGACACCCCCGCCGTGCGCTGGCTGGCCCGCCAGCACGAAATCGCCTTGAAGCACGTCACCGTGCGTTGGCAGGACGAGCTGCGCGGCACCCCGGACCTGGTCGTGCGCGACGCCAGCCTCGCCGTGCTCAACGGCCTGCTCACGCACCGCTTCGCGCTGCGCGCCCAGTTGCCGCCCGCCCTGGGCCGCAGCGTGGACCTGCGCGCCGAACTCGAACGTTCCCTGTTCGTGCGCGACGGCCGCAACCTGGACAATTGGCACGGGCAGGTCTACGGCGAAGTCGTCGACGTCGATCCGGCGGCCTGGTCGCCCTGGGTCCGGTTGCCGCCGACCGGCGGGCGGCTGGCGGCGCGCGCCTGGCTCCAGGTGGACGGCAGGCGCCTGGGCAGCGTGACGGGCGACGTGTTCGCGCGCGGCGTGGGATGGCAATGGGGCGGCGACGCCAAGGTGGCCGCGGACAGCGTGCGGCTGCACGTCGACGGCCTGCCCGGCGACGTCTGGAACCGCGTGCAAGGCCTGGCGATGTCGCAGAGCGGCGGCGCGCCGTCGCAGCGGCCGTCTCCCCTGGGCGCGGCGGCCGCCGTGCCCAAAGGCCTGGCGCTGCAAGTGCAGGCCCGTTCCGTGATCGCGGACTTGCCGGGCGTGTTGCAGGAGTCGCACCTCGCGCTCGACCGGCTCGACCTCGACGCGGTGGCGCGCCGGGGCGACGACGACGTCCTGGGCGTCGACGTGCGGCAGGCGGCCGTGCGCAACGCGGACCTGGACCTGAGCCTGCAAGGCCATTGGCGCGAGGCCGGCAAGACGCTGGCCGGCACCGCCGACCTGACCGGCAAGCTCGCGCGCTTGCGCTTGGACGCCCTCTACCGCTATCTGCCGATGACCGTCACCGAGGAAGCGCGCGACTGGCTGCAGCGCGGCCTGCGCGCGGGCGACGCGCACGATGCCGGGATCGTGATCCAGGGCGACCTGGACGACTTCCCCTTCACGCAGCCGGCGGCGAGCGGCAAATTCCACATCGGCGGAACCTACGCCGGCGCCACCGTGGACTACGCGCCCGCCCAGGACAAGCGCAAGGGCTGGCCGGCGGTGGCGGGCCTGAACGGCAACTTCGCCATCGATGGCGCGGCGTTGACGATGGACGCCGCGCCCGGCGGCATCCTGCAACCGCCCGATGACGGCGCCGTGCCGATCGCGCTGCACGGCATCAAGGCCGCCATCCCGAACATGGAGCACCATGCCGAGCTGTCCCTCGACGCCGAGACCAGCGGACCGCTCGCCACCTATCTGGCGACGACCAGGGCGTCGCCCCTGGGCGGACTCCTGAACAACCTGCTGGACGATGCGCGCGGCACGGGCGACGCCAGCCTGGCGATGGCCCTGCGCGTTCCCCTGCTGCATCCGGAAGAGACCAAGGTCGACGGCACGGTCAGTTTCAACAACAACGAATTCGCCATGTTCCCGCAGTTGCCGCCGCTCCAGCAAGTGCGCGGCCAACTGGCGTTCACGGAACAGGACGTGAGCGCCCGCGCGCTGCAGGGCCAGATCCTGGGCGGCCCGCTGCGCATCGACGGCAGCCTGCTGGACAGCCGCAACGGCCTGCGCTTCCAGGGAACGCTCAATGGCGCCTCCCTGTCGCAACTGTTCCGCGCCAAATCCATGGCGCGCATCAGCGGCAAGACGGACTACCGCGCGCGCCTGCTCTACCTGCCGGGGGGCAACATCGACGTCTCGCTGGAGTCCGACCTGGTGGGGCTGGCGCTGGACATGCCGGCGCCGGTCGGCAAGCGCGCCGCCACCGCGCTGCCGCTGAAACTGCAGTGGAGTCCGGCGCAGACGCCGGGCGCGCGCAACCGGGTCTGGCTGACGGGCAGCGTGGGGCAGAACATCAATGTGCTGCTGGAGCGCGACCCGGCGGATCGCCGCGCGTATTTCGCGCGGGGCGCGGTCGGCGCCAACCTGCCGGCGACCTTGCCCGACCAGGGCTTCACCCTCAAGCTGAACCTGCCGGAACTCGACGCGGATGCCTGGCAGGACCTGATCGACGGTTTCGCGCCGACGCCCGCGCCGGCCTCCGCCAGGGGCGCCGCCACGCGCCGCGCAGCGGCCGCCGGTCCGTCCCAGCCCCTGCTGCCGCCCGTCAACCTGATCGTCGTGCAGACGCCCACCCTGCACATGTCCGGCCTGACCTTGAACGACCTGACCTTGAACGCCGCGCGGCCGGTCGATATGCAATGGCGGGTGGATATCCAGTCGCGCCAGGCGGCCGGCTCCCTGTCCTGGCGCGAAGCCTCGGGCAGCGTGGCCGGCAAGGTGACCGGGCGCTTCAAGTACCTGTCCTTCGGCGACGAGAACGACAGCAACACGGCCAGCGATGCCCTGGCGAAGACCGACGAACTGTCGGACATTCCGGCCGTCGACCTGCAGGCGGATTCCTTGCGCCTGTACGGCAAGGACGTCGGCGCCTTGCAGGTGCTGGGCACCAACCTGGAACGCGGCCGCCGCTGGCAACTGGACAAGCTGCGCATCGCCAACGACGACGCCACGCTGGACGCCAAGGGCGCATGGCGGCTGAGCGGCGCGGAGCGCGGCCTGACCGTGGACGCGTCGGTCCAGTTCAAGGACGTCGGCAAGCTCCTGGCGCGCCTGGGCAAGCCGGACACCGTGGCCAACGGCAGCGGATCGACGTCGGGCACCCTGACCTGGAACGACCTGCCCTGGACGCATGACCTCGCGAACATCGAGGGCAAGGTCAAGGTCAGCCTGGACAAGGGGCGCTTCGTGCACGTCAACTCGCGCACCGCACGGCTGCTGGAGCTGTTGTCGCTGCAATCGGTGAACCGGCTGGCGCGCCTGGACTTCAATCCCGTCAACCTCTTGCGCGACGGCTTCCCCTTCGACACCATCCGCGGCCACATCGCCTTGTCCAAGGGCGTGGCCCATACCGAGGACTACAAGGTCGCCGGTCCGGTCGCCAGCATCATCCTGGCGGGCGACACCAACATCATCGACGAAACCTGGAACCTCAAGGCCGTCGTCGTCCCCAACATCGACGCCAGCGGCGCCGCCGTCGCCACCGCCTTCGTCAACCCCCTGCTAGGCCTGGGCGCCTTCCTCGGACAATTGATCCTCAAGCACCCCCTGGCCAGCGCCCTCACCAGCGAATACGCCGTCACCGGCAACTGGAACGACCCCAAAGTCGCCCCCATCGACTCCAGCCACAAACCCGACGCCACCCCCAAGTCCACCACCTCCCCCAGCGTCGAAGGCTAA
- the trxA gene encoding thioredoxin TrxA has translation MSDQIKHVSDASFEADVLKSDVPVLVDYWAAWCGPCKMIAPILEEVAKEYNGRLTIAKLNVDENQDTPAKYGIRGIPTLMLFKGGQAAATKVGALSKSQLTAFLDGALS, from the coding sequence ATGAGCGACCAAATCAAGCATGTAAGCGACGCCAGCTTCGAAGCCGATGTCCTGAAGTCCGACGTCCCCGTATTGGTGGACTACTGGGCTGCCTGGTGCGGCCCCTGCAAGATGATTGCCCCCATCCTGGAAGAAGTGGCCAAGGAATACAACGGCCGCCTGACCATCGCCAAGCTCAACGTCGACGAAAACCAGGATACGCCCGCCAAGTACGGCATCCGCGGCATTCCGACGCTGATGCTGTTCAAGGGCGGCCAGGCCGCCGCGACCAAGGTCGGCGCCCTGTCGAAATCCCAGTTGACGGCCTTCCTCGACGGCGCCCTGAGTTAA
- the glnE gene encoding bifunctional [glutamate--ammonia ligase]-adenylyl-L-tyrosine phosphorylase/[glutamate--ammonia-ligase] adenylyltransferase: MSAAPPFDPASDPLFAPALAWSGYLRRRLEAYPELAEWLREHARQAVDQAALMRWRDELAGAAGSPVAGGAANAANAANAPALPVATCRAVLRQLRERVFCMLIVRDLAGLAPLEEVVGAMTGLADLAIAEAYRSVAAELAETHGVPVDPATGKPQEMLIMGMGKLGGGELNVSSDIDLVMLYGEEGETPGPRKLSYHEFYGRLTRRMMPVLSEIDAHGHVFRTDLRLRPDGDGSPLAWSLDAFELYLVGQGREWERYAWLKARAIPAQAFAGSDSEAQLRQMESLRIPFVYRKYFDFDALAALRALRERIRLDWQRRALGRNGMDSALNIKLGDGGIREIEFVVQLSQLIRGGRMPALRDRGLLAALHAQRDAGILPADDAERLEAAYHFLRRAEHALQYREDEQTHLLPADPEPRAALARALGMTPEDFESSLAAHRAFVADTFRNAFGMAGVDEAGQGETSRAEPGADMESALLDQIHELFGEQGPELAARAASLLGSHRVRSLPETSRRRLETLLPAAVQAAARTDAPAAATVRLFDLIEQVAQRSAYLALLAEYPDTLARVARMMAASPWAAQYLTQHPLLLDSLIDWRTLFESLDFQQIGRQLAADLDACVLPDGSPDVERQMNLMRDVQRQASFQLLAQDLEGELTVEKLADQLSALADMLLAETIRRVWPLVNRQADAQPRFAVVAYGKLGGKELGYSSDLDLVFLFDDPREDAPEVYAKLGRRMTSWLSTMTSSGRLYEIDLRLRPDGDAGLLAVSVEAFAEYQRKHAWSWEHQALTRARHAAGDAEVGARFEAVRREILLAPRDVPTLRADVRAMREKISAGHPNTSGKFDVKHDRGGMVDVEFVTQYLVLTQAAAHPVLAENLGNITLLRLAAGAGLLDHDLATRAGNAYRTLRRVQHAMRLQGQEKARVAPDTLAQERAAVTELWNQVLGDQAGD; this comes from the coding sequence ATGTCCGCAGCCCCTCCCTTCGATCCCGCCTCCGACCCGCTCTTCGCCCCCGCGCTCGCGTGGTCCGGTTACCTGCGCCGCCGCCTGGAAGCTTATCCCGAACTGGCCGAGTGGCTGCGCGAGCATGCAAGGCAGGCCGTCGACCAAGCGGCGCTGATGCGCTGGCGTGACGAACTGGCCGGCGCGGCGGGCAGCCCGGTAGCCGGCGGCGCAGCGAACGCAGCGAACGCAGCGAATGCCCCGGCACTCCCGGTGGCGACCTGCCGCGCCGTGTTGCGCCAACTGCGCGAACGGGTCTTCTGCATGCTCATCGTGCGCGACCTGGCCGGCCTGGCGCCCCTGGAGGAAGTCGTCGGCGCCATGACCGGCCTAGCCGACCTGGCGATCGCCGAGGCCTACCGCAGCGTGGCCGCCGAGCTTGCCGAGACGCACGGCGTGCCCGTCGATCCGGCCACCGGCAAGCCGCAGGAAATGCTCATCATGGGCATGGGCAAGCTGGGCGGCGGCGAACTGAACGTGTCCTCCGACATCGACCTGGTCATGCTCTACGGCGAGGAAGGCGAGACGCCGGGACCGCGCAAGCTCAGCTATCACGAGTTCTACGGCCGCCTCACCCGGCGCATGATGCCGGTGTTGTCGGAAATCGATGCGCATGGCCACGTTTTCCGCACCGACCTGCGGCTGCGGCCCGACGGCGACGGCAGCCCGCTGGCCTGGAGCCTGGACGCCTTCGAGCTCTACCTGGTCGGCCAGGGCCGCGAGTGGGAACGCTACGCCTGGCTGAAGGCGCGCGCCATCCCGGCCCAGGCTTTCGCGGGCAGCGACAGCGAAGCCCAGTTGCGCCAGATGGAAAGCCTGCGCATCCCCTTCGTCTACCGCAAGTACTTCGACTTCGACGCGCTCGCCGCCCTGCGCGCCCTGCGCGAGCGCATCCGCCTGGACTGGCAGCGGCGCGCCCTGGGCCGCAACGGCATGGACAGCGCGCTGAACATCAAGCTGGGCGACGGCGGCATCCGCGAAATCGAATTCGTGGTCCAGCTCTCGCAGTTGATCCGCGGCGGCCGCATGCCGGCCTTGCGCGACCGCGGGCTGCTGGCCGCCCTGCACGCGCAGCGCGACGCCGGCATCCTGCCGGCGGACGACGCCGAGCGGCTGGAAGCGGCCTACCATTTCCTGCGCCGCGCCGAGCACGCCCTGCAATACCGCGAGGACGAACAGACCCACCTGCTGCCGGCCGATCCCGAACCGCGCGCCGCCCTGGCGCGCGCGCTCGGCATGACGCCCGAGGATTTCGAAAGCAGCCTGGCGGCGCATCGCGCCTTCGTCGCCGACACCTTCCGCAACGCCTTCGGCATGGCGGGCGTGGACGAGGCCGGCCAGGGAGAAACCAGCCGTGCCGAGCCCGGTGCGGACATGGAAAGCGCCCTGCTCGACCAGATCCACGAACTGTTCGGCGAGCAGGGGCCGGAACTGGCGGCGCGCGCCGCCTCGCTGCTGGGCAGCCATCGCGTGCGCAGCCTGCCGGAGACCAGCCGGCGCCGCCTGGAAACGCTGCTGCCTGCGGCCGTGCAGGCGGCCGCGCGCACCGACGCGCCGGCGGCCGCCACGGTGCGCCTGTTCGATCTCATCGAGCAGGTGGCCCAGCGCAGCGCCTACCTGGCGCTGCTGGCCGAGTACCCGGACACCCTGGCGCGCGTGGCCCGCATGATGGCCGCCAGCCCCTGGGCCGCCCAATACCTGACCCAGCATCCGCTGCTGCTCGACAGCCTGATCGACTGGCGCACGCTCTTCGAATCGCTGGACTTCCAGCAGATCGGCCGCCAACTGGCCGCCGATCTCGATGCCTGCGTGCTGCCCGACGGCAGCCCCGACGTCGAGCGCCAGATGAACCTGATGCGCGACGTGCAGCGCCAGGCCAGCTTCCAGTTGCTGGCGCAGGACCTGGAGGGCGAACTGACGGTGGAAAAGCTGGCCGACCAGTTGTCGGCGCTGGCCGACATGCTGCTGGCCGAAACCATCCGCCGCGTCTGGCCCCTGGTCAACCGGCAAGCGGACGCGCAGCCGCGTTTCGCGGTGGTGGCGTACGGCAAGCTGGGCGGCAAGGAACTGGGCTACTCCTCCGACCTGGACCTGGTCTTCCTGTTCGACGATCCGCGCGAGGACGCGCCCGAGGTCTACGCCAAGCTGGGGCGGCGCATGACGTCCTGGCTGTCCACCATGACCTCGTCGGGCCGCCTGTACGAAATCGACCTGCGGCTGCGGCCGGACGGCGACGCGGGGCTGCTGGCGGTGTCGGTGGAGGCCTTCGCCGAATACCAGCGCAAGCACGCCTGGTCCTGGGAACACCAGGCCCTCACCCGCGCGCGCCATGCGGCGGGCGACGCCGAGGTGGGCGCGCGCTTCGAGGCCGTGCGGCGCGAGATCCTGCTGGCGCCGCGCGACGTTCCCACGCTGCGGGCCGACGTGCGCGCCATGCGCGAGAAGATCAGCGCCGGCCATCCGAACACCAGCGGCAAGTTCGACGTCAAGCACGACCGCGGCGGCATGGTGGACGTGGAATTCGTCACGCAGTACCTGGTGCTGACGCAGGCGGCGGCGCATCCGGTGCTGGCGGAGAACCTGGGCAATATCACCCTGCTGCGCCTGGCCGCCGGGGCCGGGCTGCTGGATCACGACCTGGCCACGCGCGCCGGCAACGCCTATCGCACGCTGCGGCGCGTCCAGCACGCGATGCGGCTGCAAGGCCAGGAAAAGGCCCGCGTGGCGCCGGACACGCTGGCGCAGGAGCGGGCGGCGGTGACGGAGCTCTGGAACCAGGTGCTGGGGGACCAGGCGGGGGATTAG
- a CDS encoding epoxyqueuosine reductase QueH — MSEFVRPKLQLPEGRRKVLLHSCCAPCSGEVMEAMQASGIDYAIYFYNPNIHPVKEYEIRKQENIRFAEQHGIEFIDADYDMDNWFERVKGMEDAPERGERCTACFDMRFERTALYAHEHGFDTITSSLGISRWKDMNQINGCGERAAARYPELVYWTYNWRKGGGSQRMIEISKRENFYQQEYCGCVYSLRDTNRHRRAQGRDRIHIGVKFYGREGLVNEEEIQG; from the coding sequence ATGTCCGAATTCGTCCGCCCCAAACTCCAGTTGCCTGAAGGACGCCGCAAGGTGCTGCTGCACTCCTGCTGCGCGCCCTGTTCGGGCGAAGTGATGGAAGCCATGCAGGCCTCCGGCATCGACTACGCCATCTATTTCTACAACCCGAACATCCATCCGGTGAAGGAATACGAGATCCGCAAGCAGGAGAACATCCGCTTCGCCGAGCAGCATGGCATCGAGTTCATCGACGCCGACTACGACATGGACAACTGGTTCGAGCGGGTCAAGGGCATGGAAGACGCGCCCGAACGCGGCGAGCGCTGCACCGCCTGCTTCGACATGCGTTTCGAGCGGACCGCGCTGTACGCGCACGAGCACGGCTTCGACACCATCACCAGTTCGCTGGGGATCTCGCGCTGGAAGGACATGAACCAGATCAACGGCTGCGGCGAACGCGCGGCCGCGCGCTATCCCGAGCTGGTCTACTGGACCTACAACTGGCGCAAGGGCGGCGGCTCGCAGCGCATGATCGAGATCAGCAAGCGCGAGAATTTCTACCAGCAGGAGTATTGCGGCTGCGTCTACTCGCTGCGCGACACCAACCGCCATCGCCGCGCCCAGGGCCGCGACCGCATCCACATCGGCGTGAAGTTCTATGGCCGCGAAGGCCTGGTGAACGAAGAAGAGATTCAAGGGTAA
- a CDS encoding DNA topoisomerase IV subunit B: MATPRYTESSIRVLKGLEPVRQRPGMYTRTENPLHIVQEVIDNAADEALAGNGKHIQVTLHTDGSVSVEDDGRGIPVGMHPEENAPVVELVFTRLHAGGKFDKQGGGAYAFSGGLHGVGVSVTNALATRLEVTVWRDGGIHRMVFRDGDVAEPLAPFTGVARKKSGTRVRVWPDARYFDTAHIPLGELTHLLRSKAVLLPGVKVTLTTEKTGEVKTWLYEDGLRGYLTEALGGAELMVPMFEGAQYAGADHESFAEGEGAQWAVAWAEDGNVVRESYVNLIPTPAGGTHESGLREGLFGAVKGFAELHSLLPKGVKLLPEDVFARASFVLSAKVLDPQFQGQIKERLNSRDAVRLVGGFAKGALDLWLHSNVEYGKKLAELAIRQAQARARSAQKVEKRKSSGVAVLPGKLTDCESSDASRTEVFLVEGDSAGGSAKMGRDKEFQAVLPLRGKVLNSWEVERDRLFANNEIHDISVAIGVDPHGPNDTPDLSGLRYGRICILSDADVDGSHIQVLLLTLFYRHFPKLVEAGNVYVAKPPLFRVDVPAQGKRPPRKVYCLDAGELEAVQDKLRKEGVREGAWSISRFKGLGEMSAEQLWETTMNPDTRRLLPVGYGELTAEDTTRMFDMLMGKGESSQRRSWIEEKGNLAELDI; encoded by the coding sequence TTGGCCACACCACGTTACACCGAGTCGTCGATCCGGGTCCTGAAGGGCCTGGAGCCCGTGCGGCAACGCCCGGGCATGTACACCCGCACCGAAAATCCGCTGCACATCGTGCAGGAAGTCATCGACAACGCCGCCGACGAGGCCCTGGCGGGCAACGGCAAGCACATCCAGGTCACCTTGCACACCGACGGCAGCGTCTCCGTGGAGGACGACGGCCGCGGCATCCCGGTCGGCATGCACCCGGAAGAAAACGCGCCCGTGGTCGAGCTGGTCTTCACCCGCCTGCACGCCGGCGGCAAGTTCGACAAGCAGGGCGGCGGCGCCTACGCCTTTTCCGGCGGCCTGCACGGCGTCGGGGTCTCGGTCACCAATGCCCTGGCCACCCGCCTGGAGGTCACGGTCTGGCGCGACGGCGGCATCCACCGCATGGTCTTCCGCGACGGCGACGTGGCCGAGCCGCTGGCGCCGTTCACCGGCGTCGCGCGCAAGAAGTCCGGCACGCGGGTGCGCGTCTGGCCGGACGCCAGGTACTTCGATACCGCGCATATCCCGCTGGGCGAGCTGACCCACCTGCTGCGCAGCAAGGCCGTGCTGCTGCCCGGCGTCAAGGTCACCCTGACCACCGAGAAGACCGGCGAGGTCAAGACCTGGCTGTACGAGGACGGCCTGCGCGGCTACCTGACCGAGGCCCTGGGCGGCGCCGAGCTGATGGTGCCCATGTTCGAGGGCGCCCAGTACGCCGGCGCCGACCACGAAAGCTTCGCCGAGGGCGAGGGCGCCCAATGGGCGGTGGCCTGGGCCGAGGACGGCAACGTCGTGCGCGAGTCCTACGTCAACCTGATCCCCACGCCCGCCGGCGGCACCCATGAATCGGGCCTGCGCGAGGGCCTGTTCGGCGCGGTCAAGGGCTTCGCGGAATTGCACAGCCTGCTGCCCAAGGGCGTGAAGCTGCTGCCGGAAGACGTCTTCGCTCGCGCCAGCTTCGTGCTCTCGGCCAAGGTGCTGGACCCGCAGTTCCAGGGCCAGATCAAGGAACGCCTGAACAGCCGCGACGCCGTGCGCCTGGTGGGCGGCTTCGCCAAGGGCGCGCTGGATCTCTGGCTGCACAGCAACGTCGAATACGGCAAGAAGCTGGCCGAGCTGGCGATCCGCCAGGCCCAGGCGCGCGCCCGGTCCGCGCAGAAGGTCGAAAAGCGCAAGAGTTCCGGCGTGGCGGTGCTGCCCGGCAAGCTGACCGACTGCGAGTCGAGCGACGCCTCCCGCACCGAGGTCTTCCTGGTGGAGGGCGACTCGGCCGGCGGCTCGGCCAAGATGGGGCGCGACAAGGAATTCCAGGCCGTGCTGCCGCTGCGCGGCAAGGTGCTGAATTCCTGGGAGGTCGAGCGCGACCGCCTGTTCGCCAACAACGAAATCCACGACATCTCGGTGGCCATCGGCGTCGACCCGCACGGTCCGAACGACACGCCGGACCTGTCCGGTCTGCGCTACGGCCGCATCTGCATCCTCTCCGACGCGGACGTCGACGGCTCCCACATCCAGGTGCTGCTGCTGACGCTGTTCTACCGGCATTTCCCCAAGCTGGTCGAGGCCGGCAACGTCTATGTCGCCAAGCCGCCGCTGTTCCGCGTGGACGTGCCGGCCCAGGGCAAGCGCCCGCCGCGCAAGGTCTACTGCCTGGACGCCGGGGAGCTGGAGGCGGTGCAGGACAAGCTGCGCAAGGAAGGCGTGCGCGAAGGCGCCTGGAGCATCAGCCGCTTCAAGGGCCTGGGCGAAATGAGCGCGGAGCAGTTGTGGGAAACCACCATGAACCCGGACACCCGGCGCCTGCTGCCGGTGGGCTATGGCGAATTGACCGCCGAGGACACCACGCGCATGTTCGACATGCTCATGGGCAAGGGCGAATCGTCGCAGCGCCGGAGCTGGATCGAGGAAAAGGGCAATCTCGCCGAACTCGATATCTGA
- the rho gene encoding transcription termination factor Rho, whose protein sequence is MHLNELKAQHVSQLLEQAAKLEIENANRLRKQELMFAIMKKRAKQGEQIFGDGVLEVLPDGFGFLRSPETSYLASTDDIYISPSQIRRFNLHTGDSIEGEVRTPKDGERYFALVKVDKVNGLAPEAIKHRIMFENLTPLHPNRVMKLERDIKSEENLTGRILDVFSPLGAGQRALIVAPPKSGKTVMMQHIAHAITTNFPEAVMIVLLVDERPEEVTEMQRTVRGEVVASTFDEPATRHVQVAEMVIEKAKRLVELKKDVVILLDSITRLARAYNTVVPASGKVLTGGVDANALQRPKRFFGAARNMEEGGSLTIIGTALIETGSRMDEVIYEEFKGTGNSEVHLERRLAEKRVYPAINLNKSGTRREELLIRPDLLQKTWVLRKFIHDMDEIQAMEFILDKMRATKTNDQFFDMMKK, encoded by the coding sequence ATGCACCTGAATGAACTAAAGGCGCAGCACGTCTCCCAACTGCTCGAGCAGGCCGCCAAACTGGAAATCGAGAACGCCAACCGCCTGCGCAAGCAGGAGTTGATGTTCGCCATCATGAAGAAGCGCGCCAAGCAGGGCGAGCAGATCTTCGGCGACGGCGTGCTCGAAGTCCTGCCCGACGGCTTCGGTTTCCTGCGCTCGCCGGAAACCTCCTACCTGGCCAGCACCGACGACATCTACATCTCGCCGTCGCAGATCCGCCGCTTCAACCTGCACACCGGCGACTCGATCGAAGGCGAAGTGCGCACGCCCAAGGACGGCGAACGCTATTTCGCGCTGGTGAAGGTGGACAAGGTCAACGGCCTGGCGCCCGAGGCGATCAAGCATCGCATCATGTTCGAGAACCTGACGCCGCTGCACCCCAACCGGGTGATGAAGCTGGAACGGGACATCAAGAGCGAAGAGAACCTGACGGGCCGCATCCTGGACGTGTTCTCCCCGCTCGGCGCCGGCCAGCGCGCGCTCATCGTGGCGCCGCCCAAGTCCGGCAAGACGGTGATGATGCAGCACATCGCGCACGCCATCACCACCAACTTCCCCGAAGCGGTGATGATCGTCCTGCTGGTGGACGAGCGTCCCGAGGAAGTGACGGAAATGCAGCGCACGGTGCGCGGCGAAGTGGTGGCGTCGACCTTCGACGAACCTGCCACCCGTCACGTGCAGGTCGCCGAAATGGTCATCGAGAAGGCCAAGCGCCTGGTCGAACTGAAGAAGGACGTGGTGATCCTGCTCGACTCGATCACCCGCCTGGCGCGCGCCTACAACACGGTGGTGCCGGCCTCGGGCAAGGTGCTGACCGGCGGCGTCGACGCCAACGCCCTGCAGCGTCCCAAGCGCTTCTTCGGCGCGGCGCGCAACATGGAAGAAGGCGGCTCGCTGACCATCATCGGCACGGCGCTGATCGAAACCGGCAGCCGGATGGACGAAGTCATCTACGAAGAGTTCAAGGGCACCGGCAACTCGGAAGTGCACCTGGAACGCCGCCTCGCCGAGAAGCGCGTCTACCCGGCCATCAACCTGAACAAGTCGGGCACCCGCCGCGAAGAACTGCTGATCCGTCCGGATCTGCTGCAGAAGACCTGGGTGCTGCGCAAGTTCATCCACGACATGGACGAAATCCAGGCGATGGAGTTCATCCTGGACAAGATGCGCGCGACGAAGACGAACGACCAGTTCTTCGACATGATGAAAAAATGA